The genome window GGGCAGGCCGCCCACGCCCAACGCCAGGTCCACCGACAGGCTGCCGGTGCTGATCACCCCCGCGCCCAGCACCTGCGCGGGCTCCGCCCCCAGACGCATGATCGCGCCCTTACCGAACTGCCTCTCGATCTGAGAGACGGCTGTCTCGAGAGCCTTCCTCCGGTCCTGGTTCATGGCGGCACAGCCCTCCGTCCGGCCGGGGCCGCCGTGATGGCGGTCCGGACGCGCCTTCCTGGGCCCGCCGCGCCGCGGGGCGCGGGCCTAGGTCAGCGCAGCACCGACCGCAGGAGGAGGTTCAGACCGGTGAAGGCCGACCGCTCCCGAGCCCAGCCGCGTCCCAAGGGCGGCAGGCTCAAGGTCTGGGAGGTCGTTCTGTCGCCGTCGGAAAGTGCGATCTCTAGGCGCAACTGGGGTCGGCGCCTCCCGCCGACCGTGCCCGGTTCGATCTCGTCCTCGCTGGGTGGTGCATGGACGTCGGCAGCGCCGGCCGACGCGCCGCCCTGGCCAGCCGTGGCGTGCGCCAGGTAGGGGTAGCCGATGGCGATCCCGACGTCCGCGGCGAACAGCGCCCTCACCGCCGCGGCCACGGCAGCGACGACCTCGGCGGCACCGGCGTGGAGGCCGGCCGGGAGGCGCTGCAGCGCCGTGAGGTGGGGGAGCAGCGTTCGCATGGTTTCCGGTCGCCATGCTACCACGGAGCCCGCCAGCGCCCCATGTCCGGGGCCCGCGCGCTCCTCGTCCCCGGCGGCCACGGCCTCGCCTCCGCCCGGGGCGCCGGACTCGAGGCGGCCGCCGCGGTGCTGGGCGTCGAGGGCCTCCTCGAGGAGCTCGGTGAGCAGGCCGCCGCTGGCGCCCTCGGCGACCGCCAGCGTGAGACCCCGCTCGGCGAGGCGGCGCAGCACCACCGACGCCATCTCGTCGCCGTCGACGCCCCAGACGCTGCCCTGAAGCGCGCGCTCGACCGCCGCCATCGCGGGCCGCGCGAGCTCCTCCGCCGCGTCGGCGCTGGCCGCCTTCGCCGCGACGCGCACGTGCACGCCGTCGCGCTTGGCGTAGGTCGCGACGCTGGGGTTCGCGCCCTGCGTCAGGTCGCCGAGGCGCTCGGCCACCAGCGACTCCCCGAGGCCGTTCGTCTTGTAGGTGCGGGTGAAGATGCTGGCCGCGGGGAAGGGCAGCCGCGGCACCGCCTGCTCCTCCCACATGCGCGTGAGCTCGCGCGGCGGGCCGGGCAGCGTCACGACGTAGCGGGTCCTGCCGCCCCCGTGCGTGCGCACGAGCCAGCCCGGGGCCGTGCCGATCGCGTTCGGCAGCACCTCGGCCGACGGGATCACGCGCGCCTGCTGCAGGTTCCGCTCCGGCATCGTCCGGCCGGTGGCGGCGAAGTGCTCGCGCAGCCAGGCGACGAGGCCGTCGTCCAGGTACTGCTCCTCGCCCACCACGGCGGCGACGGCGTCCCGGGTGAGGTCGTCGTCGGTGGGCCCGAGGCCGCCGCAGAGGACGACGAGGTCGCTGCGGGAGAGGCCCTGCGCGACGAGGTGCTCGATCCGCCCCCTGTTGTCGCCGACGCGGGCCGACCAGAGGACGTCGACGCCGCGGCGCGCGAGGTCGCTGGCCAGGTAGGCGCTGTTCGTGTCGACGATCTCGCCGAGCAGGAGCTCGGTCCCGACGCTGATCAGCTCCGCGCGCTCGACGGGGGTCTCGCCCTCGGCTCCGTGGGTAGCCACGAGAGACGATGGTACCCCCGCGGGTGTAGTAGAATCCGTTCGGTCCCCACCCCCGGGACCGAGATGGGCGCTCACCCCAGCGCCTACGGAGGGATGAACCCTCCACCATCTCCTCTTTGACCCTGCGCCCCCCACGCAGGGTCCTTTTCTTCGGCCGCCTCGCCCGCGCGCTCGGGGCGCCGACGGGCGGCGTCGCATCGCCCCGCGCGCCGACCCTGGCTCCTGGGGAGCGGCCGAGGACCGCTCGGCCCGCGTCCATGCCTCTAACTGCGGTGCCAGAAGCCGGTGCTAGCATCCGGCAATGGAAGACTTCGCCGCCCACACGAAGCGCCCGGAGAGCGGGCGTCCCACGGTGCTCGCCGAGCTGCGCGGCACGCGTTGGGAGCGGCTGGCCGGCCGCAGCGTCAAGGACGAGCTCAGGGCCAACCTGATCCGCAAGCTGCGCGCCGGCGAGGACCTGTTCCCCGGCGTGCTCGGCTACGACGAGACGGTCACGCCCGCGGTCGTCAACGCGATCCTCTCGCGCCACAACTTCATCCTCCTCGGCCTGCGCGGGCAGGCCAAGACCCGCATCCTGAGGCAGCTCGTCGAGCTGCTCGACGAGGAGATCCCCTACGTCGCCGGCACGGAGCTGCACGACGACCCGTTCGCCCCCATCAGCGCGCAGGGGCGCGCCATCGTCGAGGAGTGCGGCGAGGCCACGCCCGTCGCCTGGCTGCCGCGCGACCACCGCTACCTCGAGAAGCTCGCCACGCCCGACGCCACGGTCGCCGACATCATCGGCGACATCGACCCCATCAAGGCCGCCCGGCTCGGCACCTCCCTCGGCGACGAGCGCGCCGTGCACTACGGCCTGCTGCCGCGCGCCAACCGCGGGATCTTCGCGATGAACGAGCTGCCCGACCTCGCCGGCAAGGTGCAGGTCGCGCTGTTCAACGTCATGCAGGAGGGCGACGTCCAGATCAAGGGCTACCCCGTGCGCCTGCCGCTCGACGTCCTGCTCGTCTTCAGCGCCAACCCCGAGGACTACACGGCCAGGGGCAAGATCATCACGCCGCTCAAGGACCGCATCGGCAGCGAGATCAGGACCCACTACCCGCGCACGCTCGAGGAGGGCATGGCGATCACCCGGCAGGAGGCCTGGCTCGCGCGCGACGGCGAGAGCCCCGTGCACGTGCCCGCCTTCGTGGCCCAGGCCGTCGAGGAGGTGGCGTTCCAGGCGCGCGACGACTCCCGCGTCGACAAGCACTCAGGCGTCTCCCAGCGCCTGCCCATCAGCCTGCTCGAGAACGTCGTCTCGAACGCGGAGCGGCGTGCGCTCACGCTGGGCGAGGACCGCCCCATCGCGCGCGTCAGCGACCTCTACGCCGCCTTGCCGGCCGTCACGGGCAAGCTCGAGCTCGAGTACGAGGGCGAGCTCAAGGGCGCCGAGGCCGTGGCCCGCGACATCGTGCGCCGCGCCATCGGGCAGGCGTTCGGCCGTCACGCCACGTCGCTCGACACCGACGACGTCGTCGCCCACTTCGAGGCCGACAACCAGCTCCGCGTGCCCGACCAGGTGAGGACCGCGGACCTCCTCGAGGTGTTCGCGGCGGTGCCCGGCCTGCTCGACGCCGCCAGGGCGCTCGCCCCCGGCGGCGCGGCCGACGAGGTGGCTGTCGCCGCCGAGTTCGTGCTCGAGGGGCTCTACGCCAGGAAGCTGATCTCCCGCAGCGAGGAGCGCGGCTACACCGCGGCCGACCTCGACACCGCCGCGTCGGCCGCGCCGCGGGCCCGCTGG of Trueperaceae bacterium contains these proteins:
- a CDS encoding DNA recombination/repair protein RecA, which translates into the protein MNQDRRKALETAVSQIERQFGKGAIMRLGAEPAQVLGAGVISTGSLSVDLALGVGGLP
- a CDS encoding CinA family nicotinamide mononucleotide deamidase-related protein; the protein is MATHGAEGETPVERAELISVGTELLLGEIVDTNSAYLASDLARRGVDVLWSARVGDNRGRIEHLVAQGLSRSDLVVLCGGLGPTDDDLTRDAVAAVVGEEQYLDDGLVAWLREHFAATGRTMPERNLQQARVIPSAEVLPNAIGTAPGWLVRTHGGGRTRYVVTLPGPPRELTRMWEEQAVPRLPFPAASIFTRTYKTNGLGESLVAERLGDLTQGANPSVATYAKRDGVHVRVAAKAASADAAEELARPAMAAVERALQGSVWGVDGDEMASVVLRRLAERGLTLAVAEGASGGLLTELLEEALDAQHRGGRLESGAPGGGEAVAAGDEERAGPGHGALAGSVVAWRPETMRTLLPHLTALQRLPAGLHAGAAEVVAAVAAAVRALFAADVGIAIGYPYLAHATAGQGGASAGAADVHAPPSEDEIEPGTVGGRRRPQLRLEIALSDGDRTTSQTLSLPPLGRGWARERSAFTGLNLLLRSVLR
- a CDS encoding sigma 54-interacting transcriptional regulator; translated protein: MEDFAAHTKRPESGRPTVLAELRGTRWERLAGRSVKDELRANLIRKLRAGEDLFPGVLGYDETVTPAVVNAILSRHNFILLGLRGQAKTRILRQLVELLDEEIPYVAGTELHDDPFAPISAQGRAIVEECGEATPVAWLPRDHRYLEKLATPDATVADIIGDIDPIKAARLGTSLGDERAVHYGLLPRANRGIFAMNELPDLAGKVQVALFNVMQEGDVQIKGYPVRLPLDVLLVFSANPEDYTARGKIITPLKDRIGSEIRTHYPRTLEEGMAITRQEAWLARDGESPVHVPAFVAQAVEEVAFQARDDSRVDKHSGVSQRLPISLLENVVSNAERRALTLGEDRPIARVSDLYAALPAVTGKLELEYEGELKGAEAVARDIVRRAIGQAFGRHATSLDTDDVVAHFEADNQLRVPDQVRTADLLEVFAAVPGLLDAARALAPGGAADEVAVAAEFVLEGLYARKLISRSEERGYTAADLDTAASAAPRARWN